In Gossypium arboreum isolate Shixiya-1 chromosome 5, ASM2569848v2, whole genome shotgun sequence, a single genomic region encodes these proteins:
- the LOC108452615 gene encoding LOW QUALITY PROTEIN: probable terpene synthase 9 (The sequence of the model RefSeq protein was modified relative to this genomic sequence to represent the inferred CDS: substituted 1 base at 1 genomic stop codon) has protein sequence MAPTSQSLNEEQRRSANYHPSIWDPTAIQSFTTPYTYELYATQLEDLKQKVRKLLASTKDTAALLKLIDSMKRLGVAYHFQEQIQQALNQLNPDLNLVSNDLSTVALHFRILREDCYPITADVLEKFKGDDGRFMGSLCGDVEGLLRLNEASSMAIQGEXILEEAEAFSSENLKNVIGKLEKVEAKQVQRSLEVPLYWRMERIEARNFIDSYAMDDSNSSVLLDLAKLDYNLIQSVYQQELKQLAEWWSELNFKEKLSFSRDRLMEIYFWATGLSFEAQYAKCRICFTKYACLATVVDDIHDIYGSLEELECFTKAVTGWDVKVVQELPEYMRVMFLAISDFTNELAQQTLKDHGLDVLPYIKEQWAILCRAHITEARWFYGGQTPTFDEYIENAWISIGSLGRLVLLCFVEADSIVNQFPNCLKDYSQLFYWSSLITRLSDDLGTSKAEMERGDIPKAVQTYMIEKGVSEETARNHVKELISNSWKKINEEILDNRFSRAIVNLSKNMARTAQCIYQHGDGFGTSTGVTKDCIISSILRPIPI, from the exons ATGGCACCAACATCCCAATCCTTGAATGAAGAGCAACGTCGATCCGCTAACTATCATCCCAGTATTTGGGATCCCACCGCCATCCAATCCTTTACCACTCCATACACT TACGAACTCTATGCTACACAATTGGAGGATCTGAAACAAAAGGTTAGGAAATTGCTTGCCTCAACGAAAGACACAGCTGCCTTGTTGAAGCTAATAGATTCAATGAAGAGGCTTGGAGTGGCCTACCATTTTCAGGAACAGATTCAACAGGCTTTGAATCAATTGAATCCGGATCTAAATCTTGTCTCCAATGATCTTTCCACAGTTGCATTGCATTTTCGGATCCTACGAGAGGATTGCTATCCTATTACCGCAG ATGTGTTGGAGAAATTTAAAGGTGATGATGGGAGGTTCATGGGGAGCTTATGTGGGGATGTTGAAGGGCTTTTGAGATTGAATGAAGCTTCATCCATGGCAATACAAGGCGAATAAATCCTTGAAGAAGCTGAGGCTTTTAGCAGTGAAAATCTCAAGAATGTAATAGGGAAACTGGAGAAAGTTGAGGCTAAGCAAGTTCAGCGGTCATTGGAAGTTCCACTTTATTGGAGGATGGAAAGGATTGAAGCACGAAACTTCATTGATTCCTACGCCATGGATGATTCAAACAGCTCAGTTTTGCTTGACCTGGCTAAGTTAGACTATAATCTTATCCAGTCAGTTTACCAACAAGAACTGAAACAACTTGCAGA GTGGTGGAGCGAATTGAATTTCAAGGAGAAGCTTAGTTTCAGCCGAGATAGATTGATGGAAATATATTTTTGGGCTACTGGTTTGAGCTTTGAGGCCCAATATGCCAAATGCAGGATTTGCTTCACTAAGTATGCATGCCTAGCAACTGTAGTTGACGACATCCATGATATATATGGATCACTTGAAGAACTCGAATGTTTCACCAAAGCAGTCACCGG GTGGGATGTGAAGGTCGTCCAAGAACTTCCGGAGTACATGAGAGTAATGTTCTTAGCCATTTCAGACTTTACTAATGAATTAGCCCAACAGACCTTGAAAGACCATGGCCTCGACGTTCTGCCCTACATCAAAGAACAG TGGGCTATACTTTGCAGAGCTCATATCACAGAAGCCAGATGGTTTTATGGAGGTCAAACCCCCACTTTTGATGAATATATTGAAAACGCATGGATTTCAATTGGAAGTCTCGGAAGGTTGGTTCTTCTTTGTTTTGTGGAGGCAGACTCCATTGTTAATCAATTTCCAAATTGTCTCAAGGATTATTCTCAATTATTTTATTGGTCATCTCTGATTACTCGACTTAGTGATGATCTAGGTACTTCCAAG GCTGAGATGGAGAGAGGGGACATACCGAAAGCAGTGCAGACTTATATGATTGAAAAAGGAGTATCAGAAGAAACAGCACGAAATCATGTAAAAGAACTGATAAGCAATTCATGGAAGAAGATTAATGAAGAAATTTTGGATAATCGTTTCTCTCGAGCTATTGTGAATTTATCTAAGAACATGGCTCGAACTGCTCAATGCATATACCAGCATGGCGACGGATTTGGGACATCTACCGGTGTCACTAAAGATTGTATTATTTCATCAATTCTGAGGCCTATTCCAATATAG